The region ACCCTGAGCCCTGTGGACTGGCACCAGAGGAGGGGTGCAGGGAGGTGACCTCGGAGCCTGAGAAGGACAGTGGGAACAGGACACCCAGAGGCCATCAGCAGAGCCCTACAGGGGATGGGGACCAGCAcaccccagggagcagggagagctgtgagCCCTCCTCTGCTCTACCCGGTGTGGCTGGGAGTGCCCAGTCTGTAGGAAGCCCAGTGGCCACTAAGACTGTCCTCAGCCCAAGCCCCACCACAAGCTCCATCAACGAGGCCAATACCAGTCAGAACATTTCTTTGGCCACCAGTGATGCCAGGACAGGGGATGACAGCCCCGTCCAGTCTCTCAGCAGTACCCAGCCTGAGGCCACCAAGACTGATGTGCCCCAGACACCCCCAGGACCTGGGGCTGGTGCCAGCCCTGGTGCCCCAACCCCACTGACACATGACGTTGGTGCTAGCCCTGGTCCCATGGCAGCAGTGACCCCAGAGGAGGCTGGGTCTGGCCCCATGGCACCACTGACCCCCAAGAAAGCCACAACCAGCCCCATAGCACAGGTGACCCCAGAGGAGGCCAGGACCAGCCTCACATCACAGGTAACCCCAGAGAAGGTTGAGTCTGGTCCCATGAGCCCCAAGGAGGCCAGGACCAGCCCCACATCACAGGTAACCCCAGAGAAGGCCACGACCAGCCTCACATCACAAGTAACCCCAGAGGAGGCTGAGTCTGGTCCCATGAGCCCCAAGGAGGCCAGGACCAGCCCCACATCACAGGTGACCCCAGAGATGGCCAGGACCAGCCTCATGGCTCCAGAAGAGGCTGAGTCTGGCCCCATGGCACTGATGACCCCAAAGGAGGCCAGATCCATCCCCACAGCACCACTGACCTCAGAGGAGGCCATGTCCAgtcctgcagcaccactgaCCCTGGAGGAGGTGCGGATGCTGGTGGAGCTCTTCTACCTGCCCTACCACCACGGGGCTCTGgcacaggagctcctggagcactTTCGGTGGCTGCGGGCAAACAGCCTCAGCGTGGGAGTCCCGGCCACGGCGCCTGATGCCTGCGGGGTAAGATTGCttctgatgctgctgcaggaaggtggCTGCCATGTCTCGGATGTCCCCCAGGTGGCTGACACTCGCTGTTGTCGCCAGGGCACGCGGTGGCGAGGCCGGGCTCAttccttccagctgctctgcgAGCGGACGTGCCGCCTGCACAGCCGCCTTGTCAGCACCGCCGGCCGGGCGCTGCTCTACGACCTGCATCCCTACCTCTGGGACATCCGCAACCTGCTGCTGGCCGCCAGTGCCTTCGTCCTCTGGCTGGGTACGTGGCTGATGCttgcccctgccagcccctgccagtCCCCATCACACCTATCCAAACCCAGCACCCCATGGCACTGGCCACACCTGATCCTCTCTGGGGATTCACTGCTTCCCCACAAAGGAGGTTGAAGGTGTCTGGGATCCACTCCAGAGATCTGGGGTTTCAGTGTGCAGCTGGTGGTGCCACGGTCCCTCCTGGGAGCTCACCTCCCTCTGACAGCTTTTCTGGTGCTGCCCCGTGTCCTGTGCTCACCACCTCGCCTCCTTTGCAGATGGTCACCTCCTCTGCGAGCCTGACCCCAAGGGCACCTGGGGGAACTGCTTTGGCTGTAAGTACAGGCACTGCCCTGACTCACCCACCTGGGTGGGGGTCTGGCTGCTGCCCCCCAtcacctccagccccacagcagcagccagcactcgCCATCAGGCTGCCCTTCCCCACACTCTGCTTGCCGAGTGGAGCAGGAAAGGCCCTGGGAATGACACACAGGAGTGCAGGATGAGAcactgctgccagggagggagCAGATCTTCACCATATCTCACAGCATACAAGGAATTGCTATTTCTAGGATATGGTTCCTCagccctttttttcccaaacaccCCTTAGCCTGTATGGAAAAAGGGTTCTAGAAGCAGTAACGCCCTGGGTGACAAGTGGGGCTCTTTTGAATGCCTGTGCATCACTTAGCACAGTTTTCCTCTGGTTTAGGGCTCCCTGGTTGCTCTGTGGGCCTACCAAGAACTGTTACCAGGTGATAACCTGAGCAGGTCTCCAAGTTCAGTGTGAAAGGGAGCCATGTGCCTTGAGCCCCTTCCTTAGGGAAGCACCGTGCAGGGCACATTCTCACCAccctgctgcacagctggggaatttggagctgtgacagcagagatCTGCATGGCAGAGGCTGATCTCCCCCTGCCTGGCAGGTTTTTGTTCATCtcgtgtgtgtctgtgtcctgctgctcccagggtgCCAGAGTATCACTGCCCCAATCCTGCTGGGGAGGGACGCCGAGCCCTGGGCACGTCGTGGAGGTCTCTttggagagctgcaggtgagAGTGTGTCCCTTCTGCAGGGGCTGAAGGAGCCTTTGGGAAGCCAGTATCCCAaccctgctgctgagctgctgcaaacttgggaaggcagagctgtgccagggcctctgcACCTCATCTCCAGTTCCTGGGCTTTCAGGAGTCTCAGAGCCATTCCCTTGCTGCCTCTGGGACAAGGTTTGGAGCCAGGATGAACTGATGGGCTGTATCTcttccaggcactgctgcccGTCGGGAACAGCTGTGATCTCTTCTACCATCCACCACCGCTCTTCCCGTCCAGCCAGCTGTACCTGCTGCGCCCGCTGCTGCCCCTGGACAAGGTGGGAGCCCTGGCATGGAGGGGTGTCCTGCCAGAGCCTTTGcatggctcctgctgcccataAAACGATGAGTTACGGGTTCATCTGCTGATGACCCCAGGCTGAGCTCCCAGTTTGGGGTGACACAGGTGGAGAGGAGTCCttgtgtccagctctgctcactgccagctgggctggggcagctcttgGGATTGTGGTCAGCAGCATGTCAGACCCTGGCCTGGAGAATGTGCTGTGACCTCAGCAAATCCACCTCTCTGTGACAGGggcctgggcagagcaggagagggagccCCCTCAGCCATGGGTAAACCAGCACCAGGGCAGGGTTGCCAGGCTGtggatgatctccagagcagccccagtgctgatctccagcactggctgtgaGCAGATGTCAGGAAAAATCCAGAACAGGACAAGTCTGGCATGACAACCTCCTGCCAGAGCCTGTGAGGatccatccccaaatcccttctTCAAACACTCATCCGGTTTATGGGGTGATTCCCTGCTGGAGAGTAGCAGCTTCTGTCAGCTGTGACCTGCTTGGTGCCAGCCCCCTGCTCTCACATCCCAGCAGCTCAAtgggacagggagggaaaaggagaatcTGGATATGGAGGCACAGAATGTTAAAATGCTGCCAAATCCAGTAGAGCCCCAGGTTCCTTATGTACCTGCAGCAAGCACCCCTCTCCTTCAcgctgctcctctccagctcaaGGAAAGGCTAAAAACACAAATCCAGCCACCAGAGACATGAGTGCAGCTCATCTCAGGCCGAACCTTGACAACAACAATGTTTGTGAAACTCTGAGAGGAAAAGCCAGCTGAGCCCATCAGCCCATGTCAGgaacaggcacagcagggcatGGTCCTGCCGCTGTTGTTGGGTGATCAGGGCAGCCACCCCTTTCAGGAGCAAGGCTTTTATCAGAATGTTTGCAGCAGCAAACTCAACTGTGACTAAGACAAGACATTTGGGGatgtcctgctgtgctcaggctcTCTGCAGACCTGGgtttcagtgttgtttttgGTGTCATTCTGGCTGCTCTGAGCGTGGGGCcgtctctgcagcagctgctctcgGGATGCCTGACCGGAATGGCAATTTCTGGTTTgaaggctggctgtgctgtggcgATGAGCCCAAGGCCAGGAGAAGGTGGTGGCTGGCATTGTggcacagcaggcacagccagggctgagacagATCCGGGTGTTCCAGGGAGAGCTTTACCGCATGTGCCGGGAGAGTTTGGACTGTGACCCCAAAGTGGCAGAGATCCTCGTGGCCCACCCAGATCTCCTCGGTGACAGGTGAGATGTGGCCCCTCTGAGGCTCCCTCTGGCCAGGCTGTGCCGAGCCGGACATGtgatgcagggctggggagtGAGGTGATGGCCTCTCTTGGCATCCCTGTGGGGACCAGCACTCCGTGGCTAGCAGTGGCCTCactgggagggacagggagggacaTCCCCATGCTGATGTCCAGCAGGGTCATGGGAGCCACCATTGTGCATGTCCAGCCTAAATGCTGGAGGCTGCAATGTCTCCCCATGTCTGAAGATTTCTCTTGGGGGTCTCAAGGGGTGGTCACTGGGGGCTGGGTGCTCTTCAGCTAGGTCATGAAGgaggaggctgctctgaggTTTCCCGGGGGTTTCCAGGCTCAGCTTAGCCATGCTCCCACTCTGCCTGGCAGGCTCCTGGGCAGCTTCCTCAGCCTGAGCCCTGAGTACACCTTTGTGCTGGAGGATGAGGGTGGCCCATGTGGCTACGCAGCCGGAGCGCTCCATGCTGAAGGCTTCCTGCAGCAGCGAGACAGCAGCTGGCTGCCAGCCATAAGGCACAAATACCCCCCCGACCTGGGCGCAgggggctcagctctgggacAGGTGAGGGGAcacctggagcagaggggagcGGGGATGGGAGAGGTGAGGTGATTCCCTCACTTGTGCTTGTCTCCCGCAGGATGCCCTGGAGGAAGCAGTGCTCTTCTTCCACACAGAGCCactggcagtgccccagcctgtgctgaggcGCTTCCCCTCCCTGGtacagctgggcacagcctccCGTGTGCTGGATGTGGGGGCCAGTCGCAGCCTGgctctctgcctgctgagcGCACTCAGGGCCAATGGTGAGCATTACCC is a window of Sylvia atricapilla isolate bSylAtr1 chromosome 4, bSylAtr1.pri, whole genome shotgun sequence DNA encoding:
- the LOC136360315 gene encoding protein O-GlcNAcase-like, which encodes MAERPRFLCGVVEGFYGRPWSMDQRKLLFQWLQRRGLNCYMYAPKDELKHRLLWREPYTEHEAARMRSLLEAAHEQGVEFIFAISAGQDMVFSSAGDRLLLQQKLRQVAAMGCRSFALLFDDIDPCMCQADRDVFPSLAQAQASVANEVYKELGQPPVFLFCPTEYCSSLCSPSPSQSCYLQTIGQELLPGIGVIWTGPKVVSQELSGVLLEEVEAVLRRRPVIWDNLYANDYDCRRVFLGPYMGRAPGLMSRLHGLLLNPNCELQANFIPIHTLGTWFQSELGSCALPDHAGMEEVVALEDSQGAQDGSYSPQEALELALRDWVAEINQQALELGGRTPGHPSVSLKGGPRLQPGTAGGQEVTPDPQPHSSGPGGADQHNPEPCGLAPEEGCREVTSEPEKDSGNRTPRGHQQSPTGDGDQHTPGSRESCEPSSALPGVAGSAQSVGSPVATKTVLSPSPTTSSINEANTSQNISLATSDARTGDDSPVQSLSSTQPEATKTDVPQTPPGPGAGASPGAPTPLTHDVGASPGPMAAVTPEEAGSGPMAPLTPKKATTSPIAQVTPEEARTSLTSQVTPEKVESGPMSPKEARTSPTSQVTPEKATTSLTSQVTPEEAESGPMSPKEARTSPTSQVTPEMARTSLMAPEEAESGPMALMTPKEARSIPTAPLTSEEAMSSPAAPLTLEEVRMLVELFYLPYHHGALAQELLEHFRWLRANSLSVGVPATAPDACGGTRWRGRAHSFQLLCERTCRLHSRLVSTAGRALLYDLHPYLWDIRNLLLAASAFVLWLDGHLLCEPDPKGTWGNCFGWCQSITAPILLGRDAEPWARRGGLFGELQALLPVGNSCDLFYHPPPLFPSSQLYLLRPLLPLDKGELYRMCRESLDCDPKVAEILVAHPDLLGDRLLGSFLSLSPEYTFVLEDEGGPCGYAAGALHAEGFLQQRDSSWLPAIRHKYPPDLGAGGSALGQDALEEAVLFFHTEPLAVPQPVLRRFPSLVQLGTASRVLDVGASRSLALCLLSALRANGSRGVFCQVSDTDRQQLSFYSKLGFVALPVAWGSSPGSQLLGRLL